In Aquipuribacter nitratireducens, one genomic interval encodes:
- the mscL gene encoding large conductance mechanosensitive channel protein MscL — MLQGFKEFVLRGNIVELAVAVVIGTAFAALVAGFTENIINPVLAAVGGTGDVPGLSVQLVAGNDATIVNFGAVVAAIIQFLITAAVVYFVFVVPMNRLSALRKQGEVPAEEAPAPDVELLAEIRDLLREQRTERPLA; from the coding sequence GTGCTCCAAGGCTTCAAGGAGTTCGTGCTCCGCGGCAACATCGTCGAGCTCGCCGTCGCCGTCGTCATCGGCACGGCCTTCGCCGCGCTCGTCGCCGGCTTCACCGAGAACATCATCAACCCCGTCCTCGCCGCCGTCGGCGGCACGGGGGACGTGCCCGGCCTGTCCGTCCAGCTCGTCGCGGGCAACGACGCCACCATCGTCAACTTCGGCGCCGTCGTCGCTGCGATCATCCAGTTCCTCATCACCGCCGCGGTCGTGTACTTCGTGTTCGTGGTGCCGATGAACCGGCTGAGCGCGCTCCGCAAGCAGGGCGAGGTGCCCGCAGAGGAGGCGCCCGCACCGGACGTCGAGCTCCTCGCCGAGATCCGCGACCTGCTGCGCGAGCAGCGCACGGAGCGTCCGCTCGCCTGA